The genomic segment GATGATGTCGAAGACGAGGCTCGCGACCCAGGCCCCGATGGGAATCGTGACGAGGATCGGGTGGAAGGGGTGTCCGTAGGGGCCGGCCAGGCCGGTGCGAGGACGCTTCGCGCGCTGCTGCGGGGTGTTCTCAGACATCTCGGTTCGCTCCTTGGGTCGTTTGGCTCAGCCGACCATCAGCGGTTCGATCGCGCACGGGCCTTGACAACGCCGGAAAACGGATGCCTCGCCCCACCGTTCTCTCCACACCGCCGTGGCCAGCGGGAATGGCGGGGGTGCGGCATCCGTTATAGACTGATGTGCTCGGATGCCTCGGCGTCCGAGTTGTGACAATTCCACAGTGTGACAGCGGCCCTTCGCACGAAGGACACCTCGAAACGAGGGCACGGGGATGATCGGTTTCGACATCGCCTGCGAATCTGCGTGAAGCGGGCCGAGGATGCAGGGTTATCTCGTGAACGCCCCCTGCAAACCAATAACTGCCGAACAGAAGCAGTCCGAGTTCGCCCTCGCTGCCTGAGCAGCGAGCCCGACTCCGTCAATCCGTGACTGATCCCGTCACGGGTATTGGCGTCATCTAGGGATCTTGCTGCGTGACGTCGCCTGAGCGTCACGCGGGACTCTTTTCAGGATGGGCTCGTCGACTTAGGTGTCTGTGACAAAGGTCGGAGCCGAGCAGAACGCCTTCACAGACTGCGCCCGGAGAATCCGCCGTTACTCAGCGATGGACGGGGGTTCGATTCCCCCCATCTCCACCAATCCGCTGTCACTTGAATGGGCTCGAGAGCCGCGGAATCACGCGGTTCTCGAGCCCATCCTTTTGGTCATGGTTGGTCATGCCAAGCTGCATCGCCCACAAATCGCCCACGAATTTTCGGCGCATAAGCGTGGGAAACTGCGTCTGGATGCCGTGCAATGACGGTTCTCGATGGCGATGTTCGCGCGCGCTGCTCACGAGTGGAGCGACTAACTGGCCCAGAGGCGGCCGACATCCGCGTTCACGCCGCCCTGATTCATCCGTTCCGCGACGTCGGCGAGGTCGTCGTCGAACAGATCGGCGTACGTGTCGAGAGTCATCGAGGCCGACTTGTGCCCCAGCATCCGCTGGACCGCCTTCACGTTGGCTCCGGATGAGATCGCAAGGCTGGCGGCCGTGTGGCGCAGATCATGGGGCGTCAGACGCTCGATGTCAGCAATGCTCAGGGCGGTCGTGAACCATGAGTTCATTCCTTGCTGGGTTTTCGCACGCCGCAGGTGCTTGCCCTCCAAGTCGGTGAAGACGAGATCGTGGGCTCGCTTGCCACTGCACAGTCGTTTGAGAGGCTGCTCGAGAAACGCAGGAAACGGCACGAGCCGACGTTCCCAGTTCTTGGGCGTACCGAGCACGATCTTGCCGTTGACCTCGACTGCCGCTCGCTGTACCTGGATGCGGTGCCTCGGAAAGATGATGTCGCTGACGTGCATTCCGATCGCCTCGCTCCATCGGACTCCGCAGTAGGCGAGAACAAGGATGAGGGTCTTGTGTGTGTCGTTGTTAGTCGCTTCGGCGAGGCGCACGACCTCGGCGTGTGTGAGGTAGCGACGCGGCTTCTGCGATTGCTTGGGAGGCAGATTCTGCGCGCCTCTGGCGACATTCCGGGGGATTCTGCCGTCGCGGACGGCCGTGTCGAGGATGCCGGCCAGCACGCCCAGCGCGCGATAGACGACGCTCGCGGATCGCGGATTGGCACCAGCCTTCTCACTTTTCGTGCGCTTCGTTGTCGCGGTGCCCTCGGACAGCTCGCGGATCCACTGCTCGACGTGGGACGCGCGGATGTCGCCGATACGGACGTCGCCCCAACGCGGCAGGACGTAGACCCGCCAGGAGGTATCCAACGAGCTGAACGATGACGCCTTGAGCGCGTGCTTCTTGTTCCGTAGCCAATCGACGCCAAGCGCCCCCACGGTGATGCGAGCTTCACCCGGGTCGGTGTACGAACCATTGGATCTCGAGACGGCGGTGTGTGCGCGATAGAGCTCGGCCTCCTTCTTGGTGCGAAAGCCCTTCTTCTCAACCTGCTTCTGCTGATCGTCGCGCCAACGCACGCGATAGCGTCTGCCGGATCCGATCTCGTAGGCAGTGATGCTTCCCATGGGTCACCTCGCGGCAAGGGTAGCCCGGACCGGATCGCCTTCGCCCGATGTGGTGACGCTTCGGGCGCGTCCTGTGGATAACTGTCGGCAACTGCACATAGGTGACGTTCTGCTTCGTCGGGCGGTCCGCACTCAACCTCCCTCGAGAGAAGTTCGTGCCTGGCGGCCATCGTGCTTCGGGCACTGATGGCGGACAACGAATACATCGAGCATGGAACCGTCCCATGGACGGATCGTCTTGCGCTACACGGAGCTCCACGCGGCTCTTTCCCGCTGTCAGACGTGTATGGTCACTGGATGCTGTATAGTCAGTCAATGCTGACCTTATCTTCGCGCGTCGATGTGATGAATCGGTTGGGCCGGGCGATGGCCGATCCCACCCGGTCGCGGATCCTGCTCTCGCTCCTTGACCAGCCCGGCTACCCGGCGCAGATGGCACGCGACCTCGATCTGACCCGGACGAATGTGTCCAACCATCTCTCCTGCCTGCGCGGCTGCGGCATTGTCGTTGCGACTCCGGAGGGGCGGCAGACCCGGTACGAGATCGCCGACCCG from the Microbacterium atlanticum genome contains:
- a CDS encoding tyrosine-type recombinase/integrase; translation: MGSITAYEIGSGRRYRVRWRDDQQKQVEKKGFRTKKEAELYRAHTAVSRSNGSYTDPGEARITVGALGVDWLRNKKHALKASSFSSLDTSWRVYVLPRWGDVRIGDIRASHVEQWIRELSEGTATTKRTKSEKAGANPRSASVVYRALGVLAGILDTAVRDGRIPRNVARGAQNLPPKQSQKPRRYLTHAEVVRLAEATNNDTHKTLILVLAYCGVRWSEAIGMHVSDIIFPRHRIQVQRAAVEVNGKIVLGTPKNWERRLVPFPAFLEQPLKRLCSGKRAHDLVFTDLEGKHLRRAKTQQGMNSWFTTALSIADIERLTPHDLRHTAASLAISSGANVKAVQRMLGHKSASMTLDTYADLFDDDLADVAERMNQGGVNADVGRLWAS
- the cmtR gene encoding Cd(II)/Pb(II)-sensing metalloregulatory transcriptional regulator CmtR, with the protein product MLTLSSRVDVMNRLGRAMADPTRSRILLSLLDQPGYPAQMARDLDLTRTNVSNHLSCLRGCGIVVATPEGRQTRYEIADPHLTQAIGALVQVVLAVDDGTGCVDPDCALPLCCGAGAVA